The sequence TGTTTTTGGAACCCCTTGCAAGGCTGCTATTTTTTACATGAAAAACTGCACCTTACTAACCTTGAATGTACCTATTGCAATGTTTACTCTGTGCTCTAGACTTTGTATTGGAAGAAATATTAAGGCTGAATTGTGTGTCCACTTCTTTTGTGTTACTTTTGCTTCTAGAAAGTTCTTGTATCAGCTGTAGCAGGGAGTCCCACTTGGGTAGTTTTTCTTGTACAGAAGCCATTCCACACTGTTGGTCATCTCAGAAGTAAGACTGAGGATGTGCATAAGAAACAGAAGGGTCTGAAAAGAGAGACTAGATGGAGAAGCAGATGTGTGATTTCCACATTAAGaattaaaattgtttgaaaGTGGAGTGGAAGGTTTTGCAGTTAGGAGATTTTTTCTGCGCATATTACAAGTGTTTATTACGGAGATTAAGTATTGACAGCAAAGTTAAACAAATCCATCTAAGTTCTAGGTCTAAACTTATCATttaacaaaagcattttttctgcCAGTTGCTTCACCTGGTATTTTGGCTCATCCCTCTGCCTTTCCATCCCTTCATCCCTGATTCCAGCTGGCATCTGTTGCCTCTGTGTAGCTATACCAAGTGCTGTGCAGTGACAGTCAGAGTCACAGTCACTCTTTTTGAGATGCTGAAAGAGTCACAAAGTTTTCTGGAATTTCTCCAAAAATAACTCCAGTGCTGTGatccaagggaaaaaacattTGAGGAGTCATGAGTTAAAGAAGAGATTCTGAAATGAGTGAGTCTTCACTTGAGTCTCTTGGGGGGCCTCAGACTgcagattattttctgttttcattcaaTGACCTCATGAATAAAAATGGTTACTGCTTTCCCAGGTGGTAAATGCTGAAGCATGAAAAATAAAGGCTCTCAGAGAATGTAGTGGCGCCTGTAGAAGAAACACATATTCTTTCTCCatacttaaaattaaaaatagcacaGTTTTGACTTTCTAGTGACTTCCAGTGTTACATGGCTGAGGAGGAGGCAAGAACATGAGTTCTCTAGAGCATGGTATCACAATGATAGGGCAGGTCAAAGGATAAAGCAGAGATACTTAATAGAACATAATTAAAATGCAGTCAGTCTATGAAATGTTGTAAACAGAtaagaaaggagaaaacagacttcaatatatttttttaaaactgcattaCAGTGACTATATGAATGGGCACTGACATGTGATTGACAGAGTATTGAGGGGCTTTACTCAGCAGACACAGTACTCCTTGCATTCCCAGATCCCAAGTCCTTTATTCCTAAAGAACACAAGTTAAAAACCCCAACTAAACGTTGAAAAGTACATCTTTGGCTGTTTGGCTGGGTTTTTGTTCCCTGTTCTCTATCATCAAAGTCACTGTTCTGCCTCTAGTGCTGTATGTCCATCCCTTGTTTTTTATCTTGTTGCAATAATTGGTAAGTTGCAACAATTCTAGCCAAGtctttgtggggttttcagcTCTTCTTGCATGAGTTTTAATGAGGAGTGTTGCCAGAAACTGTGATTCCTTGAAGTGGAgaactgaaatgcaaaaataagcATTAGGTATTCTTAGTAAGGAGAGCTGAAGGCCTCCCATCTTTAAAACAACTGTAATTAACTCTGCTAAACCTAAGGATGTACATATGTGCTCTCTCCTTGTGTGTTAGAGTTTGTACCTGTCTGCCAATGTGCATGTACaaatatggaagaaaattaaatgtgcTCAACGCTTGGCCATAGGTCTAAAATAGTCTTTTAAAACATACACAGAAAACAAGAAGCAGCATATTTAGTCAGGTGTTTCACATGAGAAGTAAGCTGTTATCAGTTTTCTTATCAGGTGATGCCTGTGCAAGTCTGGTTGGCTGATGGAGCAATTTCAAAATCAACATACTTCTTATGGGGTGGGAATTTCTTGCCACTACCTTTTGCATTAGAGATGGTTAGCTCACAATTGAGGAAGAACTCAAAAGAGGGAAAATCCCCAGTGTCTGTTAGATACAAAGCTAAGTCAAGGTTCAAGCAACTCATGTCTGATGCCAGCTCTATTTTAGCACATTCTAAGACAAGTCTTACAGGCCTCAATTTACACCCACTCACTTGAATATGCTTGGCTCAGGCTGGAAATTATTGTGAAACGCTGTCTTTTAACTCCCAAGGACTATTCAtagttaaaaaacaaaccaaagcctATTTCAATATTTAGTGAGGTTGTACTCAGTGATACCCTAAAATAGTCAAAGtgaagattaaaaattaaataaaccttGCAAAACGAAGCAATTTACAAGAACAGTAAAATGATTTATACCTAAACCTAAACAAGCAGacagtggcagcagcaaagtCAGTCTTGACTTGCCAGATGCTGTATTTGTAGCTGACTTTGAAGATTTATCAAAGTGCAGCGCTGCTTCACTGAGGGACTGAATCACAGCTGCATGGCAGAAGAGTCTGCATGCAGCAAACAGTTGGGATTTTCCAGGAGGCCAGTTTGATTTCCCACTCTCCAGTTAAGTGGAGGCATGTAAGCATCTGCCCTTGGATTTATTACATTGATATGAACTGCCTGACCCCTTAAGTCCCGTGATGCAGGGCCTATTATGTATGGCCTCTAGGGAATATCACACTGCTGGTCTGAAAACATTCCTTAGCAGTGTTTTTACCCATGAGCTGCAGAGAAAAGTAGGAAAAGGAGCCACGTGCTGccacctttttatttattttttttaagatggaaAGTTTTCTATCTGGTATATCAAAAGTTTGGGAAAACAGTGATCTCTGTGGAGTTGCTGCTCagagcacaaaaaaaacccccaaaaaaaccagagctgtgtgaagggtttttccccccatgaATTACTTTTCAGTATTTCATGGTAACTTAATTTTAAGCTGCATTTACTGAgttctttttccctttgtatTGTTCCTAGTTTCTGCAATACTGTTTCTGAGGTACTGTAatcctaaatatttttccaaaggaGAAAGTTATCTAAAAGTGACAGTAGGGTTTTGCAAAATTAAGTAAGAAGCCAAAATAGGAGCATGGATGCATAAGCAATACCAAGGGAGGATTAACTGCTGGTATCTAAAATGTTCCTGACTATACTTTGTTACTCACCCGTTATTTGCATTTACATTGTCGGAATATCTTTGCATTTGTTGTTGTTTGAAATTCCCCAGGAGCATCCCAAATAGTAGGTTAGTAACACTCCAGACTAGAAAAGGCCACGAGAAATATGTGATGACAAGATTTCAGCTATTTTCCAGCTTTTGGATCGAATGCAGGTGTCAGGACACAAAGGCATGCTGTCACTGATGCCCTGTGCCAGGATGGGGCCACTGTGCTGCATTCACTCCTCCAGATACCACAGGGATCCTAGAAACAAGCGATCCAAAGATAGTCCTTAGGTCAGCAGTGAAACAGATCCGTGCTCTGgagtgcagggacagcacccctGTGACATCCCCGAGCTGCTGAGCTAGGGTAACAAGCTGCCTTCATGTTGTGAAATGCTTCAGTCAGCTGATCACTGTGCCACAAGGATGGGTTTATTTGCTTAAATGAAGAACAGCAACAAGTGTAAAATACTGCACATTACCTTTATCTCCAACATAGTAACGATGAAAAGGTAGCCAGCAAACATTCCCTGGCAGCACTCAGCACAAACATGGTCCTCTTTGGAGGTTTCTCATGCAGCCCCAGTAGCTCTTTGGCTTCATTTTGACCTCTGTGTTTGTAGCCTTAGAACAGGGTAAGTGGGTCATGTAAGATAAATCACTGCCTTTCAGTAGTGCTTCCCAGGGCATTATAGATCACTGTAGATGTAAGACTATTAAATGTGTGCATGAGcctatgaaaataatttttcatcatAAGCTTGATCTGGTGTGGAGCTTGGAGACTGTTATATATGAACCCCAAGGGAGAACAGATTAGGTTCCAAGATTTTGGCTGCAAAAGGCTAAGGCTAAGTCATCAGAATTTTAAGCTGTTTCAGTGaccaaagttatttttatttttggaagtgAATTATTGATGACACATCCCCACAGCCCTCGGCACGCAACCTCAGCTGTCACATTCCTCCCTGCCTAGCTACAAAATGCATCTGATGCTCTTATATGGTCTCTTGGCTGGGGCTGTTGGCCTTGGAGCCTCTCAGCAGTTAAGGGGTTTGTGCTCACTTGCAAGTTAACTGCTctcttaaaatataaaaaaccagGGAAACTGGAACTTGGGAGGTTGTCATTATAGTCACACACCCTTGGATATTCTTTCTCAGTAATACATCTTCCTGAGCAGGTATCTTCACCTCTGCACAGTTCTGTCTCACCCTCTACTCAGAGGGAGCCTGCAAGGGACAAAACGGCTACACCCCACATTTCAGCTGGCTGgtcagaaaacaaaagcagcagtaCAGAATATTTTTGAAGTGGACAATTTCCTCTCAAGGAGGATACCAGGTTCTCTTTTATGTAGTTCATActtatgattttaaaatttctactTCGAGCAAGAAAAATCTAGCTGGTACACCTGCTGCTTTCTCAGTGTAACACAGCAGCACCTAatatttacagagaaaacagGATCAGGAAAAGAAGGTTTTAGGGATCCAGGGTTCCTAACAACAGTAAATTGCTCTCTGAATCTAAATGCCATTTAGACactcaaagggaaaaaatatcttaCATCTGTTCTTCGAGCAGGCATGTATGCACACAGTACTGAATTGCAGCAGTGACAAGATCAGTCTAAAAAAGTGACAGCATAACTTGTTCTCCAGCCTAACATTACATGGCAACGTTTCTACAAGACAGCTTCCTAAATCTCCACTCTCTCATCTTTGTCACAAGGGCACTGCTGGTGAAAACCTCCATGCATACTTGTAAACTACTTCCTAGAACCTTGCAGGTGTCACATGGAGAAATAACTCAGCAGCGATTACTGAAGACCCCCAAGACAGTTAAAAAGCAAACTTTCAATAAATGAAGCAGCCGTGACAACTTAAAGCAGTGTAGAATATAATGTaggtaggaaaaaaagtgaGGGTAAGTTTGTTAGCAGATAAAACACAAAACTGGGAAAAGAATGGTTGAAAACTCAATTTTAATTAAGCCCGTAAGTGGAAAAAACgaccctggaataaaaaaataaaaaatagtccAAGTACGCCAACTGAGTATACTTTGTCAAGTTATTTACAAACCTGAAGCCAGAATATCTTTCAGAGTTGCCATATGGGAACACATGCAAGATTAAGTAACCAAGCCTTCATGCTATCACACATGGAATGAGACAAACCCATATTACAGGATAAGCTGTCAGAGCCTTTACAATCCCTTGTGCTGAATTTCTTCTCCTTGGGGTCTTAAGTTGTGTGATATAGCTGAGGGCAAGTTTCTGGATAAGAGGTCATTGTTTTAATTGATAAATACATAGGCAAAATAAATTCTCCTCCTGCTTTCTAACTTGCAGTAGCCAAGAGAATGAGGCACACAGAAAAGCATGGTCAAACTAAGAACTAACAGAACAATCCTcctgttttctttgtgtttgaGACATCAGCACAACCAGTTCTGAATGACTAACTGTGCTTGGTTAAAAGCCATCTTGCCAATACATCTGAGGagtatgtatatattttaaaaagtgagagCAACTTCACCACCTATAGGTTTTACCAGTTAATTCTCAGAATGACTTGGTCACATTCTCACGTGCAAATCAATTAGCTgtagaaaaataaagctttgtgTAGTTTTCTGGCCATGTATTGCTGTTAATTAGTGCCAGCACAGACTCTTTTGCTCAAGCTTCCttcagcagaagggaaaaaatatgcCTAATTCCCCCTTACTTAGCAAAGAATGCCCACTTTGACATGAAAGTACTGCTAGAAAACTCATCAATattaaaaggaagcaaaagctGGGCATGGTATCTGCTTAAGAATCAAATGTTCTCTACTAGCCATGAGGCAACTGTAACAGTCTTCCCTAACCATTTATTTGGTTAACTACTTACACAGTAGTCAGATCCCGCTTCAAAAACCTGAGATGAAAGACTTCTGcagatgcatttttaaagatGCCAGCAGATGCTGCTAGGAGCATTTCAGAACAACTCTGTGACACTGAACAAAACACCATGAAAATGAGTTTTCCAGCTTGACTTGCAACTGCAAGAAAAATACAATGAACGCACTTGCATTTGTAAATGTGTAATAGAAATTTCATTCTTCACAAAAGATTTTGAGGTATTTTATCTATATAGCaatctttatttcaaaatggcatttattacaaaaatgtaaaaatccagcaaaaccagaaatctTGAGATTATTTTCCTGGACTATCAATTCCAGGGAATGTTTTTCCTGTAGCCTTTccctcaaaatattttccctgcttCCAGTCTGATTACAGGTGCAAATGTGCCTAAATGGCCTGGAATAgataaatatattgaaaaagacaaaagcttTGGAGCTAAATGCATGCAACAAGTTCTATCAGGAAgaaaccattaaaaataaacataaatgtAGAGAATGTGCAGGTATCCAGGGACTTGCTCAGTCATCCTTGTCCTTGGCTCCATGTTTGAGGATGCGCGTGAACTCGATGTAGTTGAAGTTGCCCTTCTTGTCGATGGGGGCCTCTCTGTACAGCTCATCCACCTCCTCATCCGTGAACCTGTCCCCCATGGTGGTCAGCAGCTCCCGCAGGTAGTCCTCCTGGATGAACCCTGGAGCACAGTGCAGGAGGACAGAAGAGAGTTTTTACATTTATCTGCTAATACATGCGtgataatttctttctttgagtTCTTTCCCTCAATTAAAAGATACCTACAGTCTTCGTCTGCCAAATGAAAACAATACCATTAAACCCTATCACTAAAATTGCCAAATAATTACAAGTATTCAATGAAATCAGGCATCTTAGTTTGAAAGGTCTCACTACTTCAAATAAAGACCATTATATGCTTTACCTGTGGTGTTCTatagaatataaaaaattatcagCATTCATATTGGACATTCTTCCCAACAGCAGGGCTACACTCCCAAGAGTACCAAGAACCTTCTAACTcggtattttaaaaatcacaaaagggTTCAGCTTACCTTGAGACTTCTTattgaaaaaccacaaaaaaaagaaagtaatggAACTTGACTATTAACATTCAACAAGTGCATGAAACATGGGAAAGTTTACAACATTTCAAATTGATCTTAAATCACTGGTAAAACTAAGATTTACCAGATTGGTTGCAAAGAATAAATTCTTGGCGTGGTTTATTAAACAAGGAGGCTTGTTTAACTTGTGATTGCTTTTATCATCACTCCTGTGAGTCACACAAGAATTTTCCTGcattcatttccttctccttttagTGCACCTTAACAGAGGGAAGGTGGATATATGTTGCTGACTGAAAGGTTCTTCACAAAAGCACAACAGCTTTGAAAACAGTGATTGCCCTCAAAAAAGCGGCCCCAAAGGTGAATTTTAAGTTAGGAAAAATTAAGATCCTGGTTCCCGATCAACATCTTTTATACTTTCTTCTGTCTTGACCAGAATGAACTGccagaaatttgaaatttctACAGAGactgaaaaggcaaatttaGCACGAGGATACACTCATGATTTTCAGtttgcagaaattaaaattttcagagtTAAAAAACTGATCACCACTTCTATGAAGACAAGTATTTGTTGTTACAGAAGTAAGCAGAAGTAATACATGTGCACTGTTGTTTCACCCACGTACCTGTTGCTTCTTcatcaaaacaagcaaaagcatTCCTGATTACATCCTCTGGGTCGGTGCCATTTAACTTCTCACCAAACATGGTGAGGAACATGGTGAAGTTGATGGGGCCTGGAGCCTCATTCATCATGGCATCCAGGTATTCATCCGTTGGATTCTTTCCTACAAATAAAGGGATTCATACTCGGTTTAGCTTTCAAACTGAACAAGTAATGTCAACACAAACCGAGTGTAACACAAACTGAGACACCCCTCATATCCCAAACtcagtattttgatttttgcagCACAAATTTGCTTGGCAAGCATGAATAGAGGAAAGGGCCATTACCAAGGGAGGCGAGCATGTCGTGCAGGTCCTCTTTGTCAATGAAGCCATCCCTGTTCTGGTCGATCATGTTGAAGGCCTCCTTGAATTCCTGGATCTGCGACTGATCGAACATGGCAAACACATTGGAAGTGGCGCGCTGAGGGCGCTTCTTGGTGGTCTTCGTCTTTGCTCTTTTGCTAGACATGGTGGCTGTTGGTTCTAAGGAGACAGAAATATATCCAAGATTTAGCCTTATTAAATCACATTGCAAGTTCCTGGGGTAGAGGAACATCAGGCTTCATATGCTTTTATGGGCATAGACCCTGAAGTACACATCTATTTCAATATCTCCTGCTCCATTTTCCTTCATACTTCACTTGCTGTGAAAGCATAAAGCCTTTGAGGATTGAGGGACCAGCACAGTAGGCCAATAGGAGGCTATATCAAAAAGCTCAAATCAAATCAAAGCTCTTGAAACTCACACAGTGCTTGTGTTGCTGATTCAATACTCCACCTGCATCTTCCAAATATAAATACAACTACATATGCAGGAATTTGCGAGGCACTGTTGACATAGAAGGTTATGTGCTGGTAAACTAGCACAGTGGTTAAATAGATCAGACAGTATGCTAAACTaacattttggtggaaaaaaaatgtattttaggcTCTAAATAGCATTTTGTTAGACTAGCTACCgttgagagagagagacagcaCCGACTTCACTCAAAAGTTCTACAGTGCTATTCTCTTAGACAGTGGAACTACTACACAACACATGCAAATGCCAACACTCTTTTTAGAATGAATTAAAAGGTAAGATCGCTACAAAAATGTGAAGACTGTTACTTTTAAGCTACCAACCCTTAGAAACatttatatgtttttataaattttcACATATCACAGGTATACTAATGTTACTGTTTCCCTTGAAACTGTAATATGAAGAAATAAACATGGTagattattatatattataacaTTATTACATTCAGGCTACAAGTGAGGCTTTTAAATTAACTCCATCTCTTTATCTGGAAAGATACATGTAGTGTTCCAACTAAATGTATGACAGCACAAACTGGAAAAGCTGAGTCATTCACCGAAAGGCAAACACAAAGTCCTCAAGACTGCTTTCGGATCAGAAGTTAGACCCTTTTTAATGTTGTTTCCAAAAGTCTCATAACCTCTGCTTGCATTAGCTAAAACTGAAGTGTTATCTGTACTGCTAAAATCCCTCATAATGCTCAAAGTGTTATGCAAaccaaattccttccttccttgacTCTGAATTTACAGAAAGCACCTGTAGCAAAGTGTCtcctgaaagaagaaaatttaagcTTCACTAGTAATTGCAAGAATATCAATATTCTGAAATCTACACTAAGTATTAATTTTATAACTTAGAAACAAATCATCTGGTCAGAACAGCAATGCTAACTGGAGACATAGCACAGTTCTAACTGTTTCTCAAATAGTTTTGTCAAAGATAGAATATTTTCTGTTAGAGTCCTGAAAAGCAAGACTGAAGTCACTAACTGGGATTCATCCTTAAACAAAAAGGGAGTAAAATTAAGCAAAGTATACAATCAACCCAATATGCAGACACAAAGcagttatttttggttttttttttttttttaactaaaggGAAAGACATTTTACCTTGCTTTGTATTAGATACCTGACAGGGTGTACCAAGCATCTGGATCATAAAAGGAAATTCCATGG comes from Zonotrichia leucophrys gambelii isolate GWCS_2022_RI chromosome 2, RI_Zleu_2.0, whole genome shotgun sequence and encodes:
- the LOC135444367 gene encoding myosin regulatory light chain 2, smooth muscle minor isoform isoform X2 codes for the protein MSSKRAKTKTTKKRPQRATSNVFAMFDQSQIQEFKEAFNMIDQNRDGFIDKEDLHDMLASLGKNPTDEYLDAMMNEAPGPINFTMFLTMFGEKLNGTDPEDVIRNAFACFDEEATGFIQEDYLRELLTTMGDRFTDEEVDELYREAPIDKKGNFNYIEFTRILKHGAKDKDD
- the LOC135444367 gene encoding myosin regulatory light chain 2, smooth muscle minor isoform isoform X1; amino-acid sequence: MVSPTASFLPGRAAAAPLSGSVCPAAPRRCRLLPPEPTATMSSKRAKTKTTKKRPQRATSNVFAMFDQSQIQEFKEAFNMIDQNRDGFIDKEDLHDMLASLGKNPTDEYLDAMMNEAPGPINFTMFLTMFGEKLNGTDPEDVIRNAFACFDEEATGFIQEDYLRELLTTMGDRFTDEEVDELYREAPIDKKGNFNYIEFTRILKHGAKDKDD